A single genomic interval of Lacrimispora sphenoides JCM 1415 harbors:
- a CDS encoding iron-containing alcohol dehydrogenase, with product MQTVYNVKLPHAVYGGENSIDNITAILKIHQVERVAMFTDKGIHASGLFDLPEAAVKAAGADYYVLDEIPSEPSYIAVQNIVDQFKASGADMIIACGGGSVLDAAKLASVLVTDEYGVKELLDEPGRAKRCVPTILVPTTAGTGAEVTPNAIVAVPEKELKVGIVNENMIANYVILDARMIKNLPKPIAAATGVDALAHAIECYTSKKANPFSDTFAMEALDLILNNIIPACDDPEAMEAKNKMQIAAFYAGIAITASGTTAVHALSYPLGGKYHIAHGVSNAILLAPVMRFNAPVCQERFAQAYERCCHDTETICQTAAEKAEWLIGQLERIVRHLEIPTSLKEFGVPPEDLDGLVEAGMQVQRLLVNNMRLVTAEDARNLYLEIL from the coding sequence ATGCAGACTGTATACAATGTAAAATTGCCCCATGCCGTTTACGGCGGCGAAAACTCAATAGACAATATTACCGCAATCCTAAAGATTCATCAAGTTGAACGTGTAGCCATGTTTACTGACAAGGGAATACATGCCTCCGGACTGTTTGATTTGCCGGAAGCAGCAGTAAAGGCTGCGGGAGCAGATTACTATGTACTGGACGAGATTCCGTCAGAGCCGTCCTATATAGCCGTGCAGAATATTGTTGATCAATTCAAGGCAAGCGGCGCAGATATGATTATAGCCTGCGGCGGCGGCAGTGTTTTGGATGCTGCCAAGCTGGCCAGCGTGCTTGTAACCGATGAATACGGTGTAAAGGAACTACTGGATGAGCCGGGGCGTGCAAAAAGGTGTGTCCCAACAATTCTGGTTCCCACCACTGCCGGCACCGGTGCGGAGGTAACTCCAAATGCCATTGTCGCAGTTCCGGAAAAAGAGCTGAAAGTTGGCATAGTAAATGAAAATATGATTGCCAATTATGTGATTTTAGATGCCCGCATGATTAAAAATTTACCTAAACCGATCGCTGCCGCTACCGGCGTGGATGCCTTAGCTCACGCCATTGAGTGCTACACCAGCAAAAAGGCTAATCCATTCTCAGACACCTTTGCCATGGAAGCGCTTGATCTGATTTTGAACAATATTATCCCTGCCTGTGATGATCCCGAGGCAATGGAAGCGAAGAACAAGATGCAGATTGCTGCATTCTATGCCGGTATTGCAATCACAGCTTCCGGTACCACAGCGGTACATGCCCTAAGTTATCCATTGGGCGGAAAGTATCACATTGCCCACGGCGTTTCCAATGCAATCTTACTTGCTCCGGTTATGCGTTTCAATGCACCTGTCTGTCAGGAACGTTTTGCTCAGGCCTATGAACGCTGCTGCCATGACACCGAAACAATCTGCCAGACAGCGGCTGAAAAGGCAGAATGGCTGATTGGGCAGCTTGAGCGGATCGTACGTCATTTAGAAATTCCAACCAGCTTAAAGGAATTCGGCGTTCCACCCGAGGATCTGGATGGTTTAGTAGAGGCTGGTATGCAAGTGCAGCGCTTGCTGGTAAATAATATGCGTCTTGTAACTGCAGAAGATGCAAGAAATCTGTACTTAGAAATCCTATAA
- a CDS encoding sialidase family protein translates to MNYPTLAGLTLDGRIYRNEEMGTVESMVPPGPFATCHSPAMLELPNGDMLCCWFAGTYEGEADVHIVCARLPKGAERWRSPVSVSGDPKRSEQNPSLFNGPDGAVWCMYTAQLDRIEGKDNMQFTSQIRCQKSFDGGLTWGGYETVFQREGSFCRQPIQILKNGRWIFGNWLCTDSEEGLSGDPSVFQISDDQGKSWRMVEMPGSRGRVHPTVVELDDGHLAAFMRSREADNVYRSESLDWGETWSEPKPTPLPNNNSSISAIRTKSGRVAVAYNPTATPAPVPGKAAWPGLRCPVAVALSEDGGLTFPLIRLMERGEGYIGEENKTNNKQYEYPYLMQSTDGSLHLTYAAYTRKCIKYVSFTEEDVIGAKREFVGVYNPTSGEGTK, encoded by the coding sequence ATGAACTATCCTACTCTCGCCGGTTTGACTTTAGACGGTCGTATCTACCGCAACGAAGAAATGGGTACTGTGGAATCCATGGTTCCTCCCGGCCCTTTTGCCACATGCCATTCTCCTGCCATGCTGGAACTGCCAAACGGCGACATGCTGTGCTGCTGGTTTGCTGGAACTTATGAAGGAGAAGCCGACGTACATATTGTATGTGCCCGCCTTCCCAAGGGGGCCGAACGATGGAGGTCGCCGGTCTCCGTTTCCGGTGACCCAAAGCGCAGCGAGCAGAATCCATCTTTATTCAATGGCCCTGACGGTGCTGTTTGGTGTATGTACACCGCGCAGCTGGACCGCATTGAGGGCAAAGACAACATGCAGTTCACCTCTCAAATCAGATGCCAGAAGAGCTTTGATGGCGGCCTGACCTGGGGCGGCTATGAAACCGTCTTCCAAAGAGAGGGCAGCTTCTGCCGCCAGCCGATTCAGATCCTGAAAAATGGCCGCTGGATATTTGGCAACTGGCTATGCACCGACTCTGAGGAAGGTCTGTCCGGTGACCCCAGCGTATTTCAGATTTCTGATGACCAGGGCAAATCCTGGCGTATGGTAGAGATGCCGGGCAGCCGTGGCCGTGTTCATCCCACCGTTGTGGAGCTTGATGATGGGCACCTTGCAGCTTTCATGCGAAGCCGTGAGGCTGACAATGTCTACCGCAGCGAATCTCTGGACTGGGGCGAAACCTGGTCAGAGCCGAAACCGACACCTCTGCCTAACAATAATTCCTCTATTAGTGCTATCCGTACCAAAAGCGGCCGTGTTGCTGTGGCATATAACCCCACCGCCACTCCAGCACCCGTTCCAGGCAAAGCTGCATGGCCGGGGCTGCGTTGCCCTGTTGCTGTGGCACTGTCTGAAGACGGCGGTCTTACTTTCCCATTAATCCGCTTGATGGAACGCGGCGAGGGATACATCGGTGAGGAGAATAAAACAAACAACAAGCAGTACGAGTACCCTTACCTGATGCAGAGCACCGATGGCAGTTTGCATCTGACATACGCAGCGTACACCCGTAAGTGCATCAAATACGTTAGCTTCACCGAAGAAGATGTCATCGGCGCAAAGCGTGAGTTCGTCGGCGTGTACAACCCTACCTCCGGCGAGGGCACAAAATAA
- a CDS encoding four-carbon acid sugar kinase family protein: protein MVKLLIIADDFTGALDTGVQFAARGAATVVVTDLNYDFRSIEKTVEVLVMVAETRHVKPQEAYEIVYSIVHRALKAGIAYIYKKTDSALRGNIGSELMALMDATGIDTIPFLPAFPKLGRVTREGIHYVDGVPVDQSVFGQDPFEPILDSAVADILGQQTNMPVLIHPRKEEHNISNPGIQVFDAETDADLKHIGRKLGLDRLRFCAGCAGFAAVLADMLNLKGPAPKIPKLEDTLFIACGSVNPVTISQMKAAQEHGFPHVNLNPVQKLEDRWADSKAAVGCVRQWLAQAYAKKCFIIDVNDPEGCEDTDIYAREHNMTMEQLRVQISDNLAALIKRMLDDGLNATLLCTGGDTLMALMQAVGISELTPICEMATGVVLTEFIYNDKTYHIISKSGGFGDQDLLIKLAEKIS from the coding sequence ATGGTAAAGCTTTTAATCATTGCAGATGACTTCACGGGCGCACTTGACACCGGGGTGCAGTTTGCAGCCAGGGGTGCAGCAACAGTTGTGGTCACAGATTTAAACTATGATTTCCGATCAATTGAAAAAACAGTAGAAGTTTTAGTTATGGTTGCAGAAACCCGGCATGTGAAGCCCCAGGAAGCCTATGAGATTGTGTACAGCATAGTGCATAGAGCATTGAAAGCCGGAATTGCTTACATTTATAAAAAGACAGACTCCGCACTGCGGGGAAATATTGGCAGTGAATTGATGGCACTGATGGACGCAACAGGTATCGACACCATTCCGTTTCTCCCTGCTTTTCCCAAACTGGGAAGAGTCACCCGGGAGGGGATTCACTATGTCGACGGTGTACCTGTGGACCAGAGCGTATTTGGCCAGGATCCTTTTGAACCGATTTTGGACTCAGCGGTGGCGGATATCCTAGGACAGCAAACAAATATGCCGGTGTTGATACACCCGCGAAAGGAAGAGCATAATATTTCAAATCCCGGCATCCAGGTATTTGATGCTGAAACAGATGCAGATTTAAAACACATCGGCAGGAAACTGGGACTGGATCGTCTGCGATTCTGTGCAGGATGTGCTGGGTTTGCAGCAGTGCTTGCAGATATGCTGAATTTGAAGGGGCCTGCCCCGAAGATACCAAAGCTTGAAGATACCCTGTTTATAGCTTGTGGCAGTGTCAATCCAGTAACGATCAGCCAAATGAAGGCGGCACAGGAACACGGCTTTCCGCATGTAAATTTGAACCCTGTTCAAAAACTGGAAGATCGCTGGGCGGATAGTAAGGCAGCGGTCGGTTGTGTTCGTCAATGGCTGGCACAGGCATATGCTAAAAAATGCTTTATTATTGATGTGAATGACCCGGAAGGGTGTGAGGATACCGATATCTACGCACGGGAACATAACATGACAATGGAACAGCTTCGGGTGCAAATTTCGGATAATCTGGCAGCTTTGATTAAGCGAATGCTTGACGACGGTCTGAACGCTACTCTTTTGTGTACCGGCGGCGATACGCTGATGGCGTTAATGCAGGCGGTAGGCATTTCGGAGCTGACGCCAATTTGCGAAATGGCAACCGGGGTTGTTTTAACAGAATTTATTTACAATGATAAAACATATCACATTATTTCAAAATCAGGTGGTTTTGGAGATCAGGATCTGCTTATTAAATTAGCAGAAAAGATTTCCTAA
- a CDS encoding sigma-54-dependent transcriptional regulator, translating to MKRIIEVPMKNDIRVLGIAPYEGMKIQMLNLAKEYPQIDLTVYVGDMEQGLIIARNNFHGDYDVVISRGATAQMLRQQLTIPVIEIEISMYDILCAIKLAGGLNKKTTMISFADIRNHVLPLCELLECDIDIHTVDSIEAVEPTLRSLQDKQCETILCDVIVNTAAQRLGINSFLITSGIDSIRNAFNQALLLCESQQYLQDENLFFRELIRGQIGHTIVFDSQGNLFLSTLEDIKPELLELLRQELSQSGQEEDQRISRSLKGMRYSIRVRQIASGSLRYTAFFFDERKLPVSSNQMGISFSGRAEAEAAYYNSIFSFAGNLQGSQQEIDQISQSTAPVIFTGEDGTGKESIVSMLYIRGPLHNNPLVSINCSLLNDRSWAFLMEHHNSPLADEGSTLYFANVDVLSLERQYQLIAVLKEMDVCQRNRVMISCVCQSGEYISKVGALFREKLSCLSLYLPPLRQLSHQIPTLMNLCLSHMNVNMPRQILGADPEALSLLQSYNWPHNYTQFRRVIGELAITGTSQIITAENVRQVLRKERHVGAFSSLKENAATPLDLNRTLSEISQDIAIRVVSETEGNHTAAAKRLGISRTTLWRLLQK from the coding sequence ATGAAACGAATTATTGAGGTGCCTATGAAGAATGATATTCGTGTTTTGGGCATTGCGCCCTATGAGGGAATGAAAATTCAGATGCTCAATCTGGCGAAAGAATATCCCCAGATTGATCTGACAGTCTATGTGGGGGATATGGAGCAGGGTCTTATCATCGCCCGGAATAACTTTCATGGAGATTACGATGTGGTAATATCACGTGGTGCTACGGCGCAGATGCTGCGGCAGCAGCTGACCATTCCGGTAATCGAAATTGAAATTTCTATGTACGATATTCTCTGTGCCATCAAACTGGCGGGCGGGCTGAATAAAAAGACTACCATGATTTCCTTCGCCGATATTCGAAACCATGTACTGCCCTTATGCGAATTGCTGGAATGTGACATTGATATCCATACAGTAGATTCTATTGAGGCGGTGGAGCCGACCCTGCGCAGTCTTCAGGATAAACAGTGCGAGACCATACTCTGCGATGTGATTGTTAACACCGCTGCCCAGCGGCTCGGTATCAATTCCTTCCTGATCACCTCCGGGATAGACAGTATCCGAAATGCCTTTAACCAGGCATTGCTGCTATGTGAAAGCCAACAATACCTGCAGGATGAAAATTTGTTTTTTCGAGAGCTTATTCGCGGACAGATCGGGCATACGATTGTCTTTGACAGTCAGGGAAATTTGTTTCTGTCTACACTGGAAGATATAAAACCTGAATTATTGGAATTGCTGCGTCAGGAACTATCCCAATCCGGACAGGAAGAGGATCAGCGAATCAGCCGTTCACTGAAAGGCATGCGCTACTCCATTCGTGTTCGGCAAATTGCCAGCGGCTCTTTGCGATACACCGCTTTTTTCTTCGATGAAAGAAAATTGCCGGTATCCTCAAACCAGATGGGTATCAGTTTCTCCGGTCGAGCCGAGGCAGAGGCAGCTTACTACAACAGCATTTTCAGCTTTGCGGGAAATCTCCAAGGTTCTCAGCAGGAAATTGATCAAATAAGCCAAAGCACTGCCCCTGTCATCTTCACAGGCGAGGATGGAACAGGTAAGGAATCCATCGTCAGCATGCTTTACATCAGGGGCCCGCTGCACAACAACCCCTTGGTGTCCATCAACTGCAGCCTGCTGAACGACCGTAGCTGGGCATTTCTTATGGAGCATCACAACTCTCCGTTGGCAGACGAAGGCAGCACCCTATACTTTGCAAATGTGGATGTATTATCTTTGGAACGGCAGTACCAGCTTATCGCTGTGCTAAAGGAAATGGATGTGTGCCAGCGAAACAGGGTAATGATTTCCTGTGTTTGCCAGAGCGGCGAATATATATCTAAAGTAGGTGCTCTTTTCCGAGAAAAGCTTTCCTGTCTTTCCTTGTATCTGCCGCCGTTGCGTCAGCTCTCCCATCAGATTCCCACTCTGATGAATCTATGCCTGAGCCATATGAACGTCAATATGCCCCGGCAGATATTAGGTGCTGATCCGGAAGCGCTGTCTCTACTGCAAAGTTACAACTGGCCCCATAATTACACCCAGTTCCGCCGGGTAATTGGGGAACTTGCGATTACGGGCACCAGCCAAATCATCACCGCTGAAAATGTCCGTCAGGTACTGCGCAAGGAGCGGCACGTTGGTGCTTTCTCCTCCTTAAAAGAAAATGCCGCCACTCCTCTGGATTTAAACCGTACGCTTTCAGAGATCAGCCAGGACATCGCTATCCGGGTGGTCAGCGAAACCGAGGGCAACCACACTGCTGCAGCCAAACGCTTGGGTATCAGCCGTACAACCCTATGGCGTCTGTTGCAAAAATAA